A genomic region of Streptomyces sp. R33 contains the following coding sequences:
- a CDS encoding chain length determinant protein — MDLAEIWRVMCRRWYVLLPGLLLTAALVTGVYVLVPVEYRSQSTVTLLNSKKATVAFDGNPFLSTQASLTGMADGLARNLNSDDSRADLKSQGVTGEYEAKIADNAQGPFMWLSVTGTDPNAVLKSDQVFTAYAEKRLQEFQAQQSVTAEAMIRMATIVPPQNPEAQTKTRLQYLIMAGALGFVLSLVATFFVEARRRRSGKPGRHRPGPAEAAALEGTGSEAVPDAADSGASASRTARASAGSSP; from the coding sequence ATGGATCTCGCGGAGATCTGGCGGGTCATGTGCAGGCGGTGGTACGTGCTGCTGCCCGGACTGCTGCTCACGGCCGCGCTCGTCACCGGCGTGTACGTGCTGGTCCCGGTGGAGTACCGGTCACAGAGCACGGTGACCCTCCTGAACTCGAAGAAGGCCACGGTGGCCTTCGACGGCAACCCCTTCCTGAGCACCCAGGCCTCGCTCACCGGCATGGCCGACGGCCTGGCCCGCAACCTCAACTCCGACGACTCCCGGGCCGACCTCAAGTCCCAAGGCGTCACCGGGGAGTACGAGGCGAAGATCGCCGACAACGCCCAGGGGCCCTTCATGTGGCTGAGCGTCACCGGCACCGATCCGAACGCCGTCCTGAAGTCGGACCAGGTCTTCACCGCCTACGCCGAAAAGCGGCTGCAGGAGTTCCAGGCCCAGCAGTCGGTGACGGCGGAGGCCATGATCCGCATGGCGACGATCGTCCCGCCCCAGAACCCGGAGGCGCAGACCAAGACCCGGCTCCAGTACCTGATCATGGCGGGCGCACTGGGCTTCGTCCTCAGCCTGGTGGCCACCTTCTTCGTGGAGGCCCGGCGCCGCAGGTCGGGCAAGCCGGGCCGGCACCGGCCCGGACCGGCCGAGGCCGCCGCGCTCGAGGGCACCGGATCCGAGGCAGTGCCCGACGCCGCGGACTCCGGCGCGAGCGCCTCCCGTACGGCCCGGGCATCCGCCGGATCGTCGCCGTGA
- the wecB gene encoding non-hydrolyzing UDP-N-acetylglucosamine 2-epimerase, translating to MPRIICVAGARPNYMKIKPVMDALERRGAEVILVHTGQHYDESMNDVFFRDLGIRSPDRYLGAGSGTHAQQTGRVMAAFEPLVDELAPDVVVVVGDINSTLACALVTAKAGPLLAHVEAGLRSRDWGMPEEVNRVATDRVSDYLLAPSPDAAANLRSEGYREDQIHVVGNVMIDTLFANLDRASASDVLDRYGLTRGGYGLVTLHRPANVDDPGALRGLLKALGEIADRCPLLLPVHPRAAQRLEEIGVPGGIRMVPAAGYLDFIALQDAARVVLTDSGGVQEETTALGVPCVTLRENTERPITVEEGTNLLAGTDPGRITATVNRVLDEPPAARCPELWDGRASERIAAVLLDGGTAGNRLRPTDLAP from the coding sequence ATGCCCAGGATCATCTGCGTGGCCGGAGCACGGCCCAACTACATGAAGATCAAACCGGTGATGGACGCGCTGGAGCGCCGCGGCGCCGAGGTGATCCTCGTCCACACCGGGCAGCACTACGACGAGTCCATGAACGACGTGTTCTTCCGCGACCTCGGCATCCGTTCCCCCGACCGCTACCTGGGCGCCGGGTCCGGCACCCACGCCCAGCAGACCGGCCGGGTGATGGCGGCCTTCGAGCCGCTGGTCGACGAACTGGCCCCGGACGTCGTCGTGGTGGTCGGCGACATCAACTCCACACTGGCCTGCGCCCTGGTCACCGCGAAGGCCGGCCCGCTGCTGGCCCATGTGGAGGCCGGACTGCGCAGCCGGGACTGGGGCATGCCGGAGGAGGTCAACCGGGTCGCCACCGACCGCGTCAGCGACTACCTGCTGGCTCCTTCCCCCGATGCGGCCGCGAACCTGCGGTCGGAGGGGTACCGGGAGGACCAGATCCACGTCGTCGGCAACGTCATGATCGACACCCTGTTCGCCAACCTGGACCGGGCCAGCGCCTCGGACGTCCTGGACCGGTACGGGCTCACCCGGGGCGGGTACGGCCTGGTCACCCTGCACCGGCCGGCCAACGTGGACGACCCCGGGGCGCTGCGCGGCCTGCTGAAGGCACTGGGCGAGATCGCCGACCGCTGTCCGCTGCTACTGCCCGTGCACCCTCGGGCGGCGCAGCGGCTGGAGGAGATCGGCGTCCCCGGCGGGATCCGGATGGTCCCGGCGGCCGGATACCTCGACTTCATCGCCCTGCAGGACGCCGCCCGGGTGGTGCTCACCGACTCCGGGGGCGTCCAGGAGGAGACCACCGCCCTCGGTGTGCCCTGCGTGACGCTGCGGGAGAACACCGAGCGGCCGATCACCGTCGAGGAGGGCACCAACCTACTGGCGGGCACCGACCCGGGGCGCATCACGGCCACGGTGAACCGGGTGCTCGACGAGCCGCCCGCGGCGCGGTGCCCCGAGCTCTGGGACGGCCGCGCGAGCGAGCGCATCGCCGCGGTCCTGCTGGACGGCGGGACGGCGGGGAACCGGCTGCGGCCCACCGACCTGGCGCCGTAG
- a CDS encoding nucleotide sugar dehydrogenase, which yields MRVVVVGQGYVGLPLAIRAAEVGHQVVGYDVDARRVKSLAAGESYVEDVSSERLTRALERGAYQPSELARDCGGFDIAVVTVPTPLQDGAPDLRYIEESAHTLARFLRPGATVVLESTTYPGTTEELFGPILEDGSGLTAGADFHLGYSPERIDPGNTVWGFQQTPKVVSGVDAASLKAVEAFYGGLVDKTVPVRSPKEAELAKLLENTFRHVNIALVNEIAMFARHLDIDVWQAIEAASSKPFGFMKFTPGPGVGGHCLPIDPSYLSWRVQRELGQNFRFVELANDINSHMPEYVARRVIDALNAKRRSVNGSRILLLGLAYKKNTGDARESPAVRISQLLLDMGAKVRAADPHVVEGLKVDARLVRVEPTRKELASADVVVLLTDHDSFDYAMITEHASFVLDCRNRVSGPAVEVL from the coding sequence ATGCGCGTCGTCGTCGTGGGACAGGGATACGTAGGCCTCCCGCTGGCCATCAGGGCCGCCGAGGTCGGACACCAGGTGGTCGGTTACGACGTGGACGCCCGGCGGGTCAAGAGCCTCGCAGCCGGCGAGTCGTACGTGGAGGACGTCTCCTCCGAACGGCTGACCCGGGCGCTGGAGCGCGGCGCCTACCAGCCCAGTGAACTCGCCCGCGACTGCGGCGGTTTCGACATCGCGGTCGTCACCGTCCCGACCCCGTTACAGGACGGCGCCCCCGACCTGCGCTACATCGAGGAGTCGGCGCACACCCTGGCCCGCTTCCTGCGGCCCGGCGCGACCGTCGTCCTGGAGTCCACCACCTACCCGGGCACCACCGAGGAGCTGTTCGGCCCGATCCTGGAGGACGGATCCGGCCTCACCGCCGGAGCCGACTTCCACCTCGGCTACAGCCCGGAGCGGATCGACCCCGGCAACACCGTCTGGGGCTTCCAGCAGACGCCCAAGGTCGTCTCCGGTGTGGACGCCGCCTCGCTCAAGGCGGTCGAGGCCTTCTACGGAGGTCTCGTCGACAAGACGGTGCCGGTGCGCTCGCCCAAGGAGGCCGAGCTGGCGAAGCTGCTGGAGAACACCTTCCGGCACGTGAACATCGCCCTGGTCAACGAGATAGCCATGTTCGCCCGCCACCTCGACATCGACGTGTGGCAGGCCATCGAGGCGGCGTCCAGCAAGCCGTTCGGCTTCATGAAGTTCACCCCGGGCCCCGGGGTCGGCGGACACTGCCTGCCGATCGACCCGTCGTACCTGTCCTGGCGGGTACAGCGAGAACTCGGCCAGAACTTCCGCTTCGTCGAGCTGGCCAACGACATCAACAGCCACATGCCCGAGTACGTGGCGCGCCGCGTCATCGACGCGCTCAACGCCAAGCGCCGCTCCGTCAACGGCTCCCGGATCCTGCTGCTGGGGCTGGCGTACAAGAAGAACACCGGCGACGCACGGGAGTCGCCGGCGGTACGCATCTCCCAGCTGCTGCTCGACATGGGCGCCAAGGTGCGCGCGGCCGACCCCCACGTGGTGGAGGGCCTCAAGGTCGACGCCCGCCTCGTGCGGGTCGAGCCGACCCGCAAGGAGCTGGCCTCCGCCGACGTGGTCGTCCTGCTCACCGACCACGACTCCTTCGACTACGCGATGATCACCGAGCACGCCTCCTTCGTACTGGACTGCCGCAACCGGGTCTCCGGTCCCGCCGTGGAGGTGCTCTGA
- a CDS encoding WecB/TagA/CpsF family glycosyltransferase: protein MTAHRPSRPTLFGVRLDALTMDETVRRCLDAVKRGEQIEIGMVNAAKLVNMRRDPRLAAAVSGCDLVLADGQAVVWAGRVLGVRLPERVAGIDLFMRLLAAAETADVPVYLLGARQDVLDLMLGRIAERFPALRVAGSRNGYFDDADQAEVADAVAESGARLLFLGMTSPKKEIFTAGYGKRTGAHVVHGVGGSFDILAGITKRAPAVWQRMGLEWFYRALQEPRRLGKRYLTTNTAFLLMTARELIRRTPSAIPSAGSANRSH from the coding sequence ATGACTGCTCACCGACCGTCCCGACCGACCCTCTTCGGGGTCAGGCTCGACGCCCTGACCATGGACGAGACCGTACGTCGCTGCCTCGACGCGGTGAAGCGCGGCGAGCAGATCGAGATCGGCATGGTCAACGCCGCCAAGCTGGTCAACATGCGCCGAGACCCGCGCCTCGCGGCGGCGGTCTCGGGCTGCGACCTCGTCCTGGCCGACGGCCAGGCGGTGGTGTGGGCCGGCCGCGTCCTCGGCGTCAGGCTGCCCGAACGGGTCGCGGGAATCGACCTGTTCATGCGGCTGCTGGCCGCCGCCGAGACCGCGGACGTCCCCGTCTACCTGCTCGGCGCCCGGCAGGACGTACTGGACCTGATGCTCGGCCGGATCGCCGAGCGCTTCCCGGCGCTGCGCGTGGCCGGGAGCCGCAACGGCTACTTCGACGACGCCGACCAGGCCGAGGTCGCCGACGCCGTCGCGGAGAGCGGCGCCCGGCTGCTGTTCCTCGGCATGACCTCGCCCAAGAAGGAGATCTTCACCGCCGGGTACGGCAAGCGCACCGGCGCCCACGTGGTGCACGGCGTCGGAGGCTCCTTCGACATCCTGGCCGGCATCACCAAGCGGGCTCCCGCGGTCTGGCAGCGCATGGGCCTCGAGTGGTTCTACCGGGCCCTGCAGGAGCCGCGCCGCCTCGGCAAGCGCTACCTCACCACCAACACCGCCTTCCTCCTCATGACGGCCCGGGAACTCATCCGCCGTACACCGTCTGCCATACCGTCTGCCGGTTCCGCGAACAGGAGTCACTGA
- a CDS encoding acyltransferase gives MSVRIQPSSQVDETAELGDGTTIWDLAQVREDARLGRACIVGRGAYVGPGVRIGDNVKLQNYALVYEPAELGDGVFIGPAAVLTNDFYPRAVDPDGRQKRGGDWEAAGVVVAEGASLGARSVCVAGVRIGRWALVAAGAVVSRDVPDFALVAGVPARRIGWVGRAGVRLVERAGEPGVWECPRTGALHEEKDETLVERT, from the coding sequence GTGAGTGTCCGCATTCAACCCTCCTCCCAGGTCGACGAGACGGCCGAACTCGGGGACGGAACCACGATCTGGGACCTGGCCCAGGTACGGGAGGACGCGCGGCTCGGGCGCGCCTGCATCGTGGGGCGGGGGGCGTACGTGGGCCCCGGCGTGCGGATCGGCGACAACGTGAAGCTGCAGAACTACGCGCTCGTCTACGAGCCCGCCGAACTCGGCGACGGGGTGTTCATCGGCCCGGCCGCCGTGCTCACCAACGATTTCTATCCGCGGGCCGTCGACCCCGACGGCCGGCAGAAGCGCGGCGGCGACTGGGAGGCCGCCGGTGTCGTGGTCGCCGAAGGGGCCTCCCTGGGGGCCCGTTCCGTGTGTGTGGCCGGGGTGCGCATCGGTCGCTGGGCGCTGGTCGCGGCCGGCGCCGTGGTGTCCCGGGACGTACCGGACTTCGCACTGGTCGCAGGGGTGCCGGCCCGCCGCATCGGCTGGGTGGGGCGGGCCGGGGTCCGCCTGGTGGAGCGCGCGGGCGAACCGGGCGTGTGGGAGTGCCCGCGCACCGGTGCGCTGCACGAGGAGAAGGACGAAACGCTGGTCGAACGGACCTGA
- a CDS encoding alpha/beta hydrolase family protein gives MSAYVQMSPWEALLVLGAVVLVLARWLPPRLRRPVTVAASAVVVAAGAVLGVIGLRWQMVPVLAGAAVALPFALSPLLRGRTGRAARRAPWWLALPGSVVCLALIAAGPAAAWALPTPAFPEPSGPFAVGTTVLELTDPERPETATAAPEDRRTVVAQFWYPAGKDTAGTGRAQYLGRTAHEARVVSDALADYAGLPRILLDGLPRAHTHATFDAPVAGGGERFPVVLFSPGLGGVRTQNTAWAEELAGHGYVVVGLDHPYDSAGVVLTEGRTIRTKVSATGDDAEDEKRAAGWTAVRAADLSFVRTQLGRIDSGEMAGPLTGHLDTGRVVAAGHSLGGAAALQAARQDPRFAAVIDLDGAPHDPAPQPFPQPVLALTQAIGPDTDPDYLPRLTRVLDLGTATSYRLTVPGAAHLTFTDAPLYLPPLPSLVGSLDRTAGPRITAAASLAFLDSTLRHTAGDPATALSAYGTLVVHHPGGNPKSTA, from the coding sequence ATGAGTGCATACGTCCAGATGTCCCCCTGGGAGGCCCTCCTGGTGCTGGGAGCAGTCGTGCTGGTCCTGGCGCGGTGGCTGCCGCCCCGGCTCCGGAGACCGGTCACCGTCGCCGCTTCGGCGGTCGTCGTGGCGGCCGGGGCGGTGCTCGGCGTGATCGGGCTGCGCTGGCAGATGGTGCCGGTGCTGGCCGGCGCGGCGGTCGCCCTCCCCTTCGCCCTGTCGCCGCTGCTGCGAGGGCGTACCGGGCGGGCGGCGCGCAGGGCTCCGTGGTGGCTCGCGCTCCCGGGGTCGGTGGTGTGCCTCGCGCTGATCGCCGCGGGCCCGGCAGCGGCCTGGGCCCTGCCCACCCCGGCGTTCCCCGAGCCGTCCGGACCGTTCGCGGTCGGCACCACCGTGCTGGAGCTGACCGACCCCGAGCGCCCCGAGACCGCCACCGCCGCACCCGAGGACCGGCGTACGGTCGTCGCCCAGTTCTGGTACCCGGCCGGGAAGGACACCGCGGGCACCGGCCGCGCCCAGTACCTCGGACGCACCGCACACGAGGCGCGCGTCGTCTCCGACGCCCTCGCGGACTACGCCGGTCTCCCCCGAATCCTGCTGGACGGCCTCCCGCGCGCCCACACGCATGCGACGTTCGACGCACCCGTGGCCGGCGGCGGAGAACGGTTCCCCGTCGTGCTGTTCTCCCCGGGCCTGGGCGGGGTCCGTACGCAGAACACGGCCTGGGCAGAGGAACTGGCCGGCCACGGCTACGTCGTCGTCGGCCTCGACCACCCCTACGACTCCGCAGGCGTCGTACTCACCGAGGGCCGCACGATCCGTACGAAGGTCTCGGCGACCGGCGACGACGCGGAGGACGAGAAGCGGGCGGCCGGCTGGACGGCGGTCCGCGCCGCGGACCTCAGCTTCGTACGCACCCAGCTGGGCCGCATCGACAGCGGCGAGATGGCCGGCCCGCTCACCGGACACCTCGACACCGGCCGCGTCGTCGCAGCCGGCCACTCCCTCGGCGGGGCCGCGGCCCTGCAGGCGGCCCGCCAGGACCCCCGGTTCGCCGCCGTCATCGACCTGGACGGCGCTCCCCACGACCCGGCGCCGCAGCCCTTCCCCCAGCCGGTGCTCGCACTCACCCAGGCCATCGGCCCGGACACCGACCCGGATTACCTCCCACGCCTCACCCGTGTCCTCGACCTCGGCACCGCCACGAGCTACCGCCTCACCGTCCCCGGGGCCGCACACCTCACCTTCACGGACGCGCCCCTCTACCTGCCGCCCCTCCCCTCGCTCGTCGGCTCCCTGGACCGCACAGCGGGCCCACGCATCACCGCCGCCGCGAGCCTCGCCTTCCTCGACAGCACCCTGCGCCACACCGCCGGCGACCCGGCCACAGCCCTGTCCGCGTACGGCACCCTCGTCGTCCACCACCCGGGCGGGAACCCCAAGTCCACTGCGTGA
- a CDS encoding phosphatase PAP2 family protein — protein sequence MLCAALFALLTALVVARHGTPFALDESWHRWSVQHRSSFPVALARGITATGSGPLPYACAVAAGLIAGRGSRGRVMTAAGALGFLVLVQAVRHAVLYGVARPRPPVADWAALAAWSAFPSGHATTSVIVAGLLAWAAWRTATPATARFCWVLAACWAVSVGLSRIYLGVHWPTDVLGGWLYALMWLTAAKALAAANRM from the coding sequence GTGCTGTGCGCCGCACTGTTCGCACTGCTCACCGCCCTGGTCGTGGCCCGGCACGGCACACCGTTCGCCCTCGACGAGAGCTGGCACCGGTGGTCGGTGCAGCACCGCTCCTCCTTCCCGGTGGCCCTTGCACGCGGCATCACGGCAACCGGCAGCGGTCCCCTCCCGTACGCATGCGCCGTCGCCGCCGGGCTCATCGCGGGCCGGGGTTCCCGCGGCCGGGTGATGACTGCCGCGGGCGCGCTCGGTTTTCTGGTGCTCGTCCAGGCCGTGCGCCACGCCGTCCTGTACGGCGTGGCGCGGCCGCGTCCGCCCGTCGCCGACTGGGCTGCGCTCGCCGCGTGGTCCGCCTTCCCCTCGGGCCACGCCACCACCTCGGTGATCGTGGCCGGGCTGCTGGCCTGGGCCGCATGGCGTACGGCGACTCCGGCCACCGCCCGGTTCTGCTGGGTCCTGGCGGCCTGCTGGGCGGTCTCCGTCGGCCTGTCCCGGATCTACCTCGGCGTGCACTGGCCCACGGACGTGCTCGGCGGCTGGCTCTACGCCCTGATGTGGCTGACCGCCGCAAAGGCCTTGGCCGCGGCGAACCGTATGTGA
- a CDS encoding GDSL-type esterase/lipase family protein: MDDLTTTPISAELLRGAHDLERTEHGLLPHRLPARARAQCTDGQLAMAEAQPSGVRLVFRTRATVAELDTLRTKTAYAGAPPRPDGVYDLLVDGRLAGQSGVTGGNVLMVDMTTGTAETRPGPVGTVRFTGLPDRPKDVEIWLPYNEITELVALRTDAPVEPVPRGSRRVWLHHGSSISHGSDAASPSTTWPALAASLGGVELVNLGLGGSALLDPFTARAMRDTPADLISVKIGLNLVNMDLMRLRAFTPAVHGFLDTVREGHPTTPLLVVSPILCPIHEDTPGPTAPDFSTLSAGRLQFRAAGDPAERATGKLTLNVIREELARIVEQRAADDPHLHYADGRELYGEADFADLPLPDQLHPDAATHRRMGDRFAELAFGTGGPFTARSD, from the coding sequence ATGGACGACCTGACCACCACACCCATCAGCGCGGAACTCCTGCGCGGCGCCCACGACCTGGAGCGCACCGAGCACGGTCTGCTCCCGCACCGGCTGCCGGCCCGGGCCCGCGCGCAGTGCACCGACGGGCAGCTGGCCATGGCGGAGGCCCAGCCCTCCGGCGTACGGCTGGTGTTCCGCACCCGGGCCACCGTCGCCGAGCTGGACACGCTCCGCACGAAGACGGCCTACGCGGGCGCACCGCCCCGCCCCGATGGCGTGTACGACCTCCTGGTCGACGGCCGCCTGGCCGGGCAGTCCGGTGTGACCGGCGGCAACGTCCTCATGGTCGACATGACCACCGGGACCGCGGAGACCCGCCCCGGGCCGGTCGGCACCGTACGGTTCACCGGTCTGCCCGACCGGCCGAAGGACGTCGAGATCTGGCTGCCGTACAACGAGATCACCGAGCTCGTCGCCCTGCGCACGGACGCCCCCGTCGAGCCCGTACCCCGGGGGAGCCGCAGGGTGTGGCTGCACCACGGCAGTTCGATCAGCCACGGCTCGGACGCCGCGAGCCCCTCCACGACCTGGCCGGCACTGGCCGCCTCACTCGGCGGTGTGGAGCTGGTCAACCTCGGGCTGGGCGGCAGCGCCCTGCTGGATCCGTTCACCGCCCGGGCGATGCGGGACACCCCCGCGGACCTGATCAGCGTCAAGATCGGCCTCAACCTGGTCAACATGGACCTGATGCGTCTGCGCGCGTTCACCCCGGCGGTGCACGGCTTCCTCGACACCGTCCGCGAGGGGCATCCCACCACGCCGCTGCTGGTCGTCTCGCCCATCCTGTGCCCCATCCACGAGGACACCCCCGGCCCCACCGCCCCGGACTTCAGCACCCTCAGCGCCGGGAGGCTCCAGTTCCGGGCCGCGGGCGACCCCGCCGAGCGGGCCACCGGGAAGCTGACGCTCAACGTCATCCGCGAGGAGCTGGCCCGCATCGTGGAACAACGGGCGGCCGACGACCCCCACCTGCACTACGCCGACGGCCGCGAGCTCTACGGCGAGGCGGACTTCGCCGACCTCCCGCTCCCCGACCAACTCCACCCGGACGCCGCCACCCACCGCCGCATGGGCGACCGCTTCGCCGAACTGGCCTTCGGCACCGGCGGCCCTTTCACCGCCCGCAGCGACTGA
- a CDS encoding immune inhibitor A domain-containing protein, translated as MVAAISLALLATPALAAPAPPPAAARPAPELSPAPPPAPLELQRQSLRRQALEGVASGATAAEADGTLPRRAAVGKRYVELAQERKDKVFVILAEFGDQVDTTTEFEGKPRFGGTPGPRHNTIGKPAKSDNHTLWRKDFSQAYYQQQFFGTDPGAVTLRNYYRLQSSGRYDMDGQVSDWVRLPWNEARYGTDNCSEPGQCRTNWDLVRDATNAWYHTERAKGRTPEQIKAQLAEYDVWDRYDADHDGNFDEPDGYLDHLVVVHGGKDQTWGGGDQGKDAVWAHRWFAYWDQAGSAGPADNKAGGTPVGDSGIWAGDYLTGGENSGVGLFAHEFGHDLGLPDLYSSDGDNSVNFWSLMSSASYLGKGRNTTGDYPGDLDPWSKLQLGWLEYTEADAGRKTRAVLGVSGYNTEDPQALLVHLPPSVTRTDLADPYEGASQWWSGTGDFMDNTLTRTVDLSGAGRPARLDARVWYDIEQDFDFLTVEASTDGGTSWSPLPGTIGGAAIPAKGISGTSGGWAELAVPLDGLAGRSVQLRLRVTSDGNTHGKGVTFDDIRITAGEREVLRDGAEQGANGWNALKWSRTQGRTGTAEHPRAYLVENRRYTGYGAYLKTGPYNFGAGDDSVEFYPYQQGVLIWLWDTAYSDNTTKAHPGAGMLLPVDARPEPLRHADGTLLNARAQTFDATFSTRPSDEIVLHKAGVPVLVPARPGVPVFDDRRGGYWNADLPQVGVKVPDTGTRIAVVKEASGGALTTVQVSPSP; from the coding sequence GTGGTAGCGGCGATATCCCTCGCCCTCCTCGCCACCCCCGCGCTCGCCGCGCCCGCCCCGCCGCCCGCCGCGGCGCGGCCGGCCCCCGAACTCTCTCCCGCCCCGCCGCCCGCACCGCTGGAGCTCCAGCGCCAGAGCCTGCGCCGTCAGGCGCTCGAGGGCGTCGCCTCCGGCGCCACCGCGGCGGAGGCGGACGGCACGCTCCCCCGCCGGGCCGCGGTCGGCAAGCGGTACGTCGAACTCGCCCAGGAGCGCAAGGACAAGGTATTCGTGATCCTCGCCGAGTTCGGCGATCAGGTGGACACGACCACCGAGTTCGAGGGCAAGCCGCGCTTCGGCGGCACGCCCGGTCCCCGCCACAACACCATCGGCAAGCCGGCGAAGAGCGACAACCACACCCTGTGGCGCAAGGACTTCAGCCAGGCGTACTACCAGCAGCAGTTCTTCGGCACCGACCCCGGCGCCGTCACCCTCCGCAACTACTACCGGCTGCAGTCCTCCGGCCGCTACGACATGGACGGCCAGGTCAGCGACTGGGTACGGCTGCCGTGGAACGAAGCCCGGTACGGGACCGACAACTGCTCCGAGCCCGGCCAGTGCCGCACCAACTGGGACCTCGTGCGCGACGCCACCAACGCCTGGTACCACACCGAGCGCGCCAAGGGCCGTACCCCGGAGCAGATCAAGGCCCAGCTGGCCGAGTACGACGTATGGGACCGCTACGACGCCGACCACGACGGCAACTTCGACGAGCCGGACGGCTATCTCGACCACCTCGTCGTCGTCCACGGGGGCAAGGACCAGACCTGGGGCGGCGGTGACCAGGGCAAGGACGCCGTGTGGGCGCACCGCTGGTTCGCGTACTGGGACCAGGCCGGCAGCGCGGGTCCTGCGGACAACAAGGCGGGCGGCACCCCGGTCGGCGACTCCGGCATCTGGGCCGGCGACTACCTGACCGGCGGCGAGAACAGCGGGGTCGGCCTGTTCGCCCACGAGTTCGGGCACGACCTCGGGCTGCCCGACCTGTACAGCTCCGACGGGGACAACAGCGTCAACTTCTGGTCGTTGATGTCCTCGGCCTCCTACCTGGGCAAGGGCCGGAACACCACCGGCGACTACCCCGGCGACCTCGACCCCTGGAGCAAACTGCAACTGGGCTGGCTCGAGTACACCGAGGCCGACGCGGGCCGCAAGACGCGCGCCGTGCTCGGGGTATCCGGGTACAACACCGAGGACCCGCAGGCGTTGTTGGTGCATCTGCCGCCGTCGGTGACCCGCACCGATCTGGCCGACCCGTACGAGGGCGCCAGCCAGTGGTGGAGCGGCACCGGCGACTTCATGGACAACACCCTGACCCGCACGGTCGACCTCTCGGGCGCGGGGCGGCCGGCCCGGCTCGACGCCCGGGTCTGGTACGACATCGAGCAGGACTTCGACTTCCTGACCGTGGAGGCCTCGACGGACGGCGGCACCAGCTGGTCGCCGCTGCCGGGCACCATCGGCGGCGCGGCGATCCCGGCGAAGGGGATCTCCGGCACCTCGGGCGGCTGGGCCGAACTCGCCGTGCCCCTGGACGGGTTGGCCGGGCGCAGCGTCCAGCTGCGCCTCCGGGTGACCTCGGACGGCAACACGCACGGCAAGGGCGTCACGTTCGACGACATCCGGATCACGGCGGGTGAGCGGGAGGTGCTGCGCGACGGCGCCGAGCAGGGCGCGAACGGCTGGAACGCGCTGAAGTGGTCCCGTACGCAGGGCCGTACGGGCACCGCGGAGCACCCGCGCGCGTACCTGGTCGAGAACCGGCGCTACACCGGGTACGGGGCCTACCTCAAGACCGGTCCGTACAACTTCGGCGCCGGGGACGACTCGGTGGAGTTCTACCCGTACCAGCAGGGCGTGCTCATCTGGCTGTGGGACACGGCGTACAGCGACAACACCACGAAGGCGCACCCGGGCGCGGGGATGCTGCTCCCCGTCGACGCGCGACCGGAGCCGCTGCGCCACGCCGACGGAACGCTGCTCAATGCGCGGGCGCAGACCTTCGACGCGACGTTCTCGACGCGCCCGAGCGACGAGATCGTGCTGCACAAGGCGGGCGTACCGGTGCTCGTTCCGGCGCGGCCGGGTGTCCCGGTCTTCGACGACCGGCGGGGCGGCTACTGGAACGCCGACCTGCCGCAGGTGGGCGTGAAGGTACCGGACACCGGGACCCGGATCGCCGTGGTGAAGGAGGCTTCCGGGGGCGCCCTGACCACGGTCCAGGTCAGCCCGTCCCCCTGA
- a CDS encoding PadR family transcriptional regulator produces the protein MALEHAILVSLLEKPGSGYELARRFERSIGYFWTATHQQIYRVLKRMETDGLLAVREVAQQGRPDKKEYSVAGPGRAALSRWLHEPIEPESLRHDLAVKIRGAAFDDPAALVHEVERHRQVHRDRLAHYLAGELRDFTGPEAPAPPDAGQELQHVVLRGGIAYERMTIAWLDDVLATVHRLAAPRPRS, from the coding sequence ATGGCGCTCGAACACGCGATCCTCGTCTCGCTGCTGGAGAAGCCGGGTTCAGGCTATGAGCTGGCCCGGCGCTTCGAGCGGTCCATCGGCTATTTCTGGACCGCCACCCATCAGCAGATCTACCGCGTCCTCAAGCGCATGGAGACCGACGGCCTGCTCGCCGTCCGTGAGGTGGCGCAGCAGGGCCGGCCGGACAAGAAGGAGTACTCCGTCGCCGGCCCCGGCCGCGCCGCCCTCTCCCGGTGGCTGCACGAGCCGATCGAACCCGAGAGCCTCCGGCACGACCTCGCCGTGAAGATCCGCGGAGCGGCCTTCGACGACCCGGCCGCACTCGTCCACGAGGTCGAGCGCCACCGCCAGGTCCACCGGGACCGGCTCGCCCACTACCTCGCCGGGGAACTGCGCGACTTCACCGGGCCCGAGGCCCCCGCACCACCCGACGCCGGCCAGGAACTCCAGCACGTCGTGCTCCGCGGCGGCATCGCGTACGAACGCATGACGATCGCCTGGCTCGACGACGTGCTCGCCACCGTCCACCGGCTCGCCGCGCCCCGCCCGCGCAGCTGA